From Anopheles funestus chromosome 3RL, idAnoFuneDA-416_04, whole genome shotgun sequence, a single genomic window includes:
- the LOC125767962 gene encoding equilibrative nucleoside transporter 4, translating to MMEASENGSSTGGAGGGGGGSNGGGHTSSYEPLEGRRTFDTSDSPDLDGGGPPKDRRRLVFFALMTAGVGFVLPYNSFIIAADYWQSRFPGQSVALDMSMTYIIVALATVLLNNVFLTLAPFRVRVAFGYAVSFTTLVFVALCEVAWHMFTAKTAYSVNLAAVSLVAMGCTIQQSSFYGFASMLPKQYTQAVMAGESLAGFLVSSNRVVTKLLIKSDRASTAIFFLTSTVYIAFSYVLHSITTHSPFVRYYMKACAKIVLRPDDDHTLSETLDGDISSTRYGVLTLDSSPPVHMPPGSTALSFSNPVYDLSNPTAGETVLETNMTNLSSTGDVTTRSITVTTAPSSDVPNVAFKVEHVMTPDICSSGRLGSFRSGLESRWKVARAIYPYMACIAMAYCVTLSLYPGIESEIISCNLGTWMPVLLMFTFNASDVAGKLLAAIPYSWSRRQLILMSGLRALLVPLILLCCSPREQPVIAGEAAAFIFTAALGITNGLAGSLPMMLAPDKVSATLREVTGNMMTLSYNIGLTAGSLVGYVFDAMLGPQLPNPCPQYPFVPPKPNQPPGGIGINGSHPLAGSGGISSTGTSTTVATLLTTLTVAVLRSTASSPVETSTISSMPSTVAATTASLTTLRSGVDVVGTATSSFPATSTTSQPFDGAQLATVAATFLYNATSSLLDPSSALD from the exons ATGATGGAAGCATCGGAAAATGGGAGCAGCACCGGTGGAGCAGGTGGAGGAGGCGGTGGAAGTAATGGGGGCGGACACACCTCATCCTACGAACCGTTGGAAGGACGTCGTACCTTCGACACATCCGACAGTCCCGATCTGGACGGTGGCGGTCCTCCCAAGGATCGCCGACGACTTGTGTTTTTTGCCCTCATGACGGCCGGTGTCGGTTTCGTGCTTCCTTATAACAG CTTTATAATTGCCGCTGACTACTGGCAGTCACGGTTTCCTGGGCAATCGGTTGCACTGGACATGTCGATGACTTACATCATCGTTGCACTAGCGACGGTGCTGCTGAACAACGTGTTTCTCACACTGGCACCCTTCCGGGTACGGGTAGCATTCG GCTACGCCGTGTCCTTCACGACGCTCGTGTTTGTGGCACTGTGCGAAGTGGCGTGGCACATGTTCACCGCCAAAACAGCCTACTCGGTTAATCTGGCCGCCGTTTCGCTTGTTGCTATGGGATGCACAATCCAGCAGTCCAGCTTCTACGGTTTTGCGAGCATGCTGCCCAAACAGTACACGCAAGCAGTGATGGCGGGTGAAA GTTTGGCTGGGTTTCTGGTATCTTCCAATCGGGTCGTCACGAAGCTGCTGATCAAGAGTGACCGTGCCTCGACGGCTATCTTCTTTCTAACCTCGACCGTGTACATTGCGTTCAGCTACGTGCTGCACTCGATCACGACACACTCACCGTTCGTGCGGTACTACATGAAGGCTTGTGCCAAAATCGTCCTACGCCCGGACGATGATCACACACTG AGTGAAACGCTTGATGGAGACATATCGAGCACGAGATATGGTGTGCTCACACTAGACTCTAGCCCACCCGTTCATATGCCACCGGGATCAACGGCATTAAGCTTTAG CAATCCAGTGTACGACCTATCGAATCCCACGGCCGGTGAGACGGTGCTGGAAACAAACATGACGAATCTATCGTCGACCGGCGATGTAACGACACGCTCCATCACGGTAACAACCGCACCGAGCTCAGATGTACCGAACGTCGCGTTCAAGGTGGAACACGTGATGACACCGGACATTTGCAGTTCTGGCCGATTGGGCAGCTTTCGCAGTGGGCTCGAATCCAGGTGGAAAGTGGCACGAGCCATCTACCCATACATGGCCTGCATCGCCATGGCGTACTGTGTGACGTTGTCTCTCTATCCCGGCATCGAGTCGGAAATAATTTCCTGCAACCTCGGCACCTGGATGCCGGTACTGCTGATGTTCACGTTCAATGCATCCGATGTGGCCGGCAAGCTGCTTGCCGCCATACCGTACAGTTGGTCTCGACGGCAGCTTATTCTCATGTCCGGTTTGCGGGCGCTTCTTGTCCCACTGATACTGCTCTGCTGTTCACCGCGCGAACAACCGGTCATTGCGGGCGAAGCGGCCGCATTCATATTCACCGCTGCGCTCGGCATCACAAACGGGCTGGCCGGCAGTCTGCCGATGATGCTTGCCCCGGACAAGGTGTCCGCGACGCTACGCGAAGTGACCGGCAACATGATGACACTGTCGTACAACATTGGGCTCACGGCCGGTTCGCTCGTGGGGTACGTGTTCGATGCCATGCTCGGACCGCAGCTTCCTAACCCGTGTCCGCAGTACCCGTTTGTACCACCGAAGCCCAATCAACCTCCGGGCGGGATCGGCATTAATGGCAGCCATCCACTGGCCGGCAGTGGTGGCATTAGCAGCACCGGCACTAGCACCACCGTAGCAACGCTGCTCACAACGCTAACGGTGGCCGTGCTGCGCAGTACGGCTAGCAGTCCAGTGGAGACGAGTACCATATCATCAATGCCCTCTACCGTTGCCGCTACGACGGCCAGTTTAACGACGCTCCGGAGCGGTGTGGACGTGGTCGGTACGGCAACATCATCCTTCCCTGCTACGTCCACTACGTCCCAACCATTTGACGGTGCGCAACTTGCTACGGTAGCGGCAACCTTCCTCTACAACGCAACCAGCTCTCTACTTGATCCAAGCTCAGCCCTAGACTAG
- the LOC125767989 gene encoding WW domain-binding protein 2, which translates to MSLNTAHANNGVLIHAAEGILIFSDHVTIEFSGHNNGAMKGSKQGRVYLTTHRVIYNSKSETDALRSFSMPFVSMREVEVEQPVFGANYIKGKVQAQQHGNWEGEAKFKIVFKHGGAIDFGQAMLRAASIAQRNAGNAPPPPYTPPGGEWYAAPPPAYTPNPYGYGWVPGATVFPEQPQPNSIYMHDSPPPYPGVVMGGMQGPPGYSYPPAQQQQQFAGGYPHPPATGGYPVQAGFATGPGAGYPNGNVAQGGYPQPGPSSGAMGFTAPPPPPANSKEAEAAQSAYYDPNRPQTAYVPPPAYYEPPPSYSSLNKKEQ; encoded by the exons ATGTCGCTAAACACTGCACACGCCAACAACGGCGTACTGATACATGCCGCCGAAGG AATACTAATCTTTAGCGATCATGTGACGATTGAGTTCTCGGGCCACAACAATGGTGCGATGAAGGGTAGCAAGCAGGGTCGCGTCTACCTGACGACGCACCGGGTCATCTACAACAGCAAGAGCGAAACCGATGCGCTCCGTTCCTTCAGCATGCCGTTCGTCTCGATGCGCGAGGTCGAGGTAGAGCAACCGGTCTTCGGGGCGAACTACATCAAGGGTAAGGTGCAGGCACAGCAGCACGGCAACTGGGAGGGCGAAGCGAAGTTCAAGATCGTTTTCAAGCACGGCGGTGCCATCGATTTTGGCCAGGCGATGCTGAGGGCCGCCTCTATCGCTCAACGAAACGCGGGCAACGCTCCGCCACCACCGTATACCCCGCCCGGTGGCGAATGGTATGCGGCACCACCGCCCGCATACACCCCGAACCCGTACGGTTACGGTTGGGTACCGGGTGCGACCGTATTCCCCGAACAGCCGCAACCCAACTCGATCTACATGCACGACAGTCCACCGCCGTACCCTGGCGTAGTAATGGGTGGAATGCAGGGTCCACCCGGATACAGTTACCCGCCggcgcagcagcaacagcagtttGCCGGTGGCTATCCACACCCACCGGCAACGGGCGGTTATCCGGTGCAGGCCGGGTTTGCTACCGGACCGGGTGCAGGCTATCCAAATGGGAACGTCGCACAGGGTGGCTATCCGCAACCGGGACCGTCGAGCGGTGCGATGGGCTTTACAGCGCCTCCGCCACCACCGGCAA ACTCAAAGGAAGCGGAAGCAGCTCAAAGTGCATACTACGATCCGAACAGACCACAAACAGCTTACGTTCCACCTCCGGCATATTAC GAACCGCCACCAAGCTACAGCTCGCTCAACAAGAAGGAACAGTGA